The genomic stretch GACCTGCCGGCCGGGGCGCTCTCGATACTGCCCGGCGACCGCGACGAGCTGGCGCAGGTCCTGGCGCGTCACGACGGGGTCGAGGCCCTGTGGTACTTCGGCTCGCGCGAGGGCAGCGCCATGGTGGAGCGCGAGTCGGCGGGCAACCTCAAGGCGACGTGGGTGAACCACGGGCGTCGGCGCGACTGGTTCGACCCCGAGCAGGGCGAGGGGCGCGAGTTCCTGCGCCGCGCCGTGCGGGTGAAGAACATCTGGGTCCCTTACGGGGAGTAGCCGGCTCCCACCCCGCTCTCATTACGGTTCCGTTAACCCGACGGGCCTCGTCCCCGACGGCGCTGCTCAGGGTTCCTGGTTAGCATCTGGCCGAGTCGCGGCGGCACGGCCCTTCGGCGGGCCGGTCGCCGCGCAGGCCCGCTTGCGCCGCCCGCAGCGGCGCGCTCGTCCGGGCCGGGAAGGCAGTCTCATGTCCAAGGTCCTCAGGTACGTCCTCGCCTCCATCGTCGCCCTAGCCTTCGGCGCGGGCTTCGCGCAGGACGAGCAGACCCCGACCGTCGAGTACACGCTCATGGGGCAGATCGGCACGCAGGGCTTCGAGTTCGTGGGCGTCGGCGGCGACATCGACGGCGTGCGCAACCCGCAGCTCACCGCGTCGGTCGGCGACGTCGTCCGGGTGACCGTGATCAGCTCCGACGGCATGGCGCACGACTTCGCGATCCCCGAC from Trueperaceae bacterium encodes the following:
- a CDS encoding cupredoxin domain-containing protein — its product is MSKVLRYVLASIVALAFGAGFAQDEQTPTVEYTLMGQIGTQGFEFVGVGGDIDGVRNPQLTASVGDVVRVTVISSDGMAHDFAIPDLGVDAELTTGAGEEGATSITFEVTEAGTFTYLCTVPGHAVPEAGFGMFGDFVVN